In Marivirga salinae, a single window of DNA contains:
- a CDS encoding DUF5686 and carboxypeptidase regulatory-like domain-containing protein, with protein sequence MKKLFTLCILFCSIFQIKAQDVRGVVYGDDGEALSFATIYVEETGSGTSSNQEAYYELQLKKGDYTIQYKFVGYESVTKKITVTDESIRLDVVLPKQSLLLNEVTTTAKATDPANWMMRKAIAKSSYHRQQIDAYSGRVYVKGKGRVTDIPFYLTSVLKKQGIDTETMIITESVSEVSYRRPNQFSEKVISIYASKETDFNANPMRFITGSFYQDEIATVISPLSSKAFNYYKFMHLGAFMDGDNLINKIKVIPKVPAPNVFEGEIQLVEEDWALYRLDLDAQIELGVKVRIRQVYQKINDLAWMPITHQFDVEGKLMGVAFEGKYLASVSNYEIELNPALPQKIKILDKDDGEQGKMTEEIIEEASQLSETKKKEEIVVKSEDLSGIMKDYKKSQKDSLAKLDIIEVYNFKIDSGAYNQDSMFWVQVRPIPLSTDESRGYVKLDSINLVQDKLAEEDSVKSAKQSTFQISDILFGGRYYLDTAKQWRFKIYNPIFKVQYNTVEGLNMDYSIGLKRMLPIKYDTTRENSEIDRSYFNWNSYALIKPTVRYSVARNKVIGKVLAKYQFKKGAVEFRVGRYVQQFNDAPAVQPLINTSFTTIWEQNFMKIYEKDFLKLNFDRRFSASFDIEAEIEYEERNRLLNNGDFHIIEWDREFTPNFPVNINPIDDFDGQTALTASFKAHYKPFLKYRIRNNVRLPVFSRETRFTLEYYKGFKNIGGSEVDFDKFEFGYRDEFDFGAKGRTYINTNIGGFLNNNALGFMDYAHFPGNRSFITQSDPVKSFRLLDYYRFSTDQYYVQNFLFHRFRKLLVTQIPATRFMGLKEGVFLNYLYTPDSNNYSEIGYSVEGLLKFFRVEVATQYENFQYKGWGVRIGISTTIGGDMSINVTEDE encoded by the coding sequence ATGAAGAAACTATTTACCCTCTGTATTTTATTCTGTTCTATTTTTCAAATTAAAGCTCAAGACGTTAGAGGTGTTGTATATGGAGATGATGGAGAAGCATTATCTTTTGCCACTATTTATGTGGAGGAAACCGGTTCTGGGACTTCCTCCAATCAAGAAGCTTATTATGAATTACAACTAAAAAAAGGTGATTATACCATTCAGTATAAATTTGTTGGATATGAATCGGTTACTAAGAAAATTACAGTAACAGATGAAAGCATAAGGTTGGATGTGGTTTTACCAAAGCAAAGTTTGTTATTAAATGAGGTAACTACTACTGCCAAAGCAACTGATCCTGCTAATTGGATGATGCGTAAAGCCATTGCAAAAAGTAGCTATCATCGGCAACAAATTGATGCATATTCAGGACGAGTTTATGTAAAAGGAAAAGGAAGAGTCACTGATATCCCGTTTTACCTGACTAGTGTATTAAAAAAGCAAGGGATTGATACTGAAACGATGATTATTACCGAATCGGTAAGTGAGGTGAGTTATAGGAGACCCAATCAGTTTTCCGAAAAAGTAATTTCAATTTATGCTTCTAAAGAGACTGATTTTAATGCGAATCCTATGCGGTTCATTACAGGGAGTTTTTATCAGGATGAAATTGCTACCGTGATTTCCCCACTCTCATCCAAAGCTTTTAATTATTATAAATTTATGCATTTAGGTGCTTTTATGGATGGTGATAATTTGATCAATAAAATAAAAGTTATCCCAAAAGTACCCGCACCTAATGTGTTTGAAGGAGAAATTCAATTAGTTGAAGAGGATTGGGCACTCTATCGTTTAGATTTGGATGCACAAATTGAATTAGGAGTGAAAGTTCGCATCCGACAAGTTTATCAGAAGATAAATGATTTGGCATGGATGCCGATCACCCATCAGTTTGATGTTGAGGGTAAATTGATGGGTGTTGCATTTGAAGGGAAATATTTAGCCTCTGTCAGTAATTATGAAATTGAATTAAATCCTGCTTTACCTCAAAAAATCAAGATTTTGGATAAAGATGATGGCGAGCAAGGCAAGATGACGGAGGAAATTATAGAAGAAGCTTCTCAGCTGTCTGAAACGAAAAAGAAAGAAGAGATAGTGGTAAAGTCTGAAGATCTTTCGGGTATCATGAAAGATTATAAAAAAAGCCAGAAGGATTCTTTAGCGAAGCTGGATATTATTGAAGTTTATAACTTTAAAATTGATTCTGGGGCTTATAATCAAGATTCTATGTTTTGGGTGCAAGTCCGTCCTATTCCATTGTCAACTGATGAGAGCAGAGGATACGTAAAACTAGACAGTATTAACCTTGTTCAAGATAAATTAGCCGAGGAGGATTCTGTTAAAAGTGCAAAACAATCTACATTTCAGATCTCCGATATTTTATTTGGAGGGCGCTATTATTTGGATACAGCAAAACAATGGAGATTCAAAATTTATAACCCTATTTTCAAAGTTCAATACAATACAGTAGAAGGACTCAATATGGATTATAGCATTGGACTCAAAAGAATGCTGCCAATTAAATATGACACTACTAGAGAAAATTCAGAAATAGACAGAAGTTATTTCAATTGGAATTCTTATGCCTTAATAAAACCTACTGTTCGCTATTCTGTTGCCAGAAATAAAGTAATAGGTAAAGTTTTAGCCAAGTATCAGTTCAAAAAAGGAGCAGTAGAATTTCGTGTTGGGCGATATGTACAACAGTTCAATGACGCACCGGCAGTACAGCCCTTAATAAATACAAGTTTCACGACAATTTGGGAACAGAATTTCATGAAGATTTATGAAAAAGATTTTCTCAAGTTAAATTTTGATAGAAGATTCTCTGCAAGTTTTGATATAGAAGCTGAAATAGAATATGAAGAGAGAAATCGTTTATTGAATAATGGTGATTTCCATATTATTGAATGGGATAGAGAGTTTACGCCTAACTTTCCTGTTAACATTAATCCTATTGATGATTTTGATGGGCAAACAGCCTTGACAGCTAGTTTCAAAGCTCATTATAAACCTTTTTTGAAATATAGGATTCGTAATAATGTGAGACTACCAGTATTTAGCAGAGAAACTCGTTTCACATTGGAATATTATAAAGGCTTCAAAAATATAGGAGGCAGTGAGGTGGATTTTGATAAATTTGAATTTGGTTACCGTGATGAATTTGATTTTGGCGCCAAAGGAAGAACCTATATCAATACTAATATTGGTGGGTTTTTGAATAACAATGCTTTAGGATTTATGGATTACGCGCATTTCCCAGGTAATCGTTCTTTTATTACCCAATCAGATCCCGTTAAATCATTCCGATTACTTGATTACTACCGATTCAGCACTGACCAATATTATGTACAGAATTTCCTGTTCCATCGATTCAGGAAATTATTAGTCACTCAAATTCCAGCTACACGATTTATGGGATTGAAAGAAGGTGTGTTTCTAAACTATTTGTATACGCCAGATAGCAATAATTATTCGGAAATAGGTTATTCTGTTGAGGGTTTATTAAAATTCTTCCGTGTTGAAGTGGCCACCCAATATGAAAATTTCCAATACAAAGGTTGGGGAGTAAGAATAGGGATTTCCACAACAATCGGAGGCGATATGTCCATCAATGTAACCGAGGATGAATAG
- the nadD gene encoding nicotinate (nicotinamide) nucleotide adenylyltransferase, with product MNKNVGLFFGTFNPIHVGHLIIANTMLEEPDIDEVWFVVSPQSPFKKQKSLAHEFDRYDLVQAAIGDHFHMKVTDIEFNMPKPSYTSDTLAYLTDQYPNHNFKLIIGEDNLRSFPKWKNSDVILRDYGLLVYPRPNAKKSELEDHENVRFVEAPMMDISATFIRKSIKNNRSVKYLVPDAVLDRIIGKKLYI from the coding sequence ATGAATAAAAATGTAGGTCTTTTTTTTGGTACTTTTAACCCTATTCATGTTGGGCATTTAATAATTGCCAACACTATGTTGGAAGAGCCCGATATTGATGAAGTTTGGTTTGTGGTTTCTCCTCAAAGCCCATTCAAAAAGCAAAAATCATTGGCGCATGAATTTGATCGATACGATTTAGTCCAAGCGGCTATAGGAGATCATTTCCATATGAAAGTTACGGATATTGAATTCAATATGCCTAAACCAAGCTATACCTCAGATACTTTAGCCTATTTAACCGACCAGTATCCTAATCACAATTTTAAATTAATCATTGGCGAAGATAATTTGAGAAGTTTTCCTAAATGGAAAAATAGCGATGTGATTCTACGCGATTATGGATTACTGGTTTATCCTCGTCCCAATGCAAAAAAATCAGAATTAGAAGATCATGAAAATGTTCGATTTGTGGAGGCTCCCATGATGGATATATCGGCTACATTTATTAGAAAATCCATAAAAAATAACCGTTCAGTAAAATATTTGGTTCCAGATGCGGTTTTAGATAGGATAATAGGGAAAAAGTTGTACATCTAA
- the gmk gene encoding guanylate kinase: MKNNGKAIIFSAPSGAGKTTIVQHLLDKHPELGFSISACTRDKRGRTEVDGVDYYFLTPEEFKNRIDKDEFVEWEEVYEGNFYGTLKEEVQRIWDSGKAVIFDVDVKGGLKLKKYFGDDALAVFVKVPSLEVLEERLKNRNSESSSSLSQRLYKAKFEMTFEKEFDVTLVNKDLPTSLKKAEDMVAGFIGKA, from the coding sequence ATGAAAAATAACGGTAAAGCCATTATCTTCTCAGCTCCATCCGGAGCTGGCAAAACCACTATAGTACAACATTTATTAGATAAACATCCTGAGCTAGGCTTTTCTATTTCTGCGTGCACGCGCGATAAAAGAGGTAGAACTGAAGTTGACGGAGTTGATTATTATTTCCTGACCCCTGAAGAATTTAAAAACCGTATTGATAAAGATGAGTTTGTAGAATGGGAGGAGGTCTACGAAGGAAATTTTTATGGTACCTTAAAAGAAGAAGTTCAAAGAATATGGGATTCGGGCAAAGCCGTGATTTTTGACGTAGATGTAAAAGGAGGTTTAAAGCTCAAAAAATACTTTGGGGATGATGCATTAGCCGTTTTTGTTAAAGTCCCATCTCTTGAAGTATTAGAAGAAAGATTAAAAAATCGTAATTCAGAATCCTCATCAAGTCTATCCCAAAGATTATATAAAGCCAAGTTTGAAATGACTTTTGAAAAAGAGTTTGATGTTACTTTGGTTAATAAGGATTTGCCAACATCCCTCAAAAAAGCAGAGGATATGGTGGCTGGTTTTATAGGGAAAGCTTAA
- a CDS encoding anti-sigma factor family protein, translating to MEVEQNQACTELLLLVIDGQATEEQHQELMKHLEECESCRKEYLLSKTIKDSLKNHIKVNGTPKDLANSIQNKISETASLK from the coding sequence ATGGAAGTTGAGCAAAACCAAGCGTGTACAGAACTATTACTATTGGTAATAGATGGACAAGCTACAGAAGAGCAACATCAAGAATTGATGAAGCATTTGGAAGAATGTGAAAGCTGCAGAAAGGAATATTTATTGAGCAAAACAATCAAAGACAGTCTCAAGAACCATATAAAAGTCAATGGCACTCCCAAAGATTTGGCAAATTCCATCCAAAACAAAATTTCTGAAACAGCTTCCCTAAAATGA
- a CDS encoding sigma-70 family RNA polymerase sigma factor, whose translation MSYENKDKQRVFNEEFMPHIDAMYNFAFRLTLDEDDAKDLVQETFMKAYRFINSFETGTNAKAWLFRILKNSFINNYRKKSKQPNKVDYQEVESYYNSDSVNENITTDLRVETVQHLIGDEITNALNSLDVDFRTVIILCDLEGFTYEEMAKILDIPIGTVRSRLHRARNLLKEKLKQYASSLGYKDKRK comes from the coding sequence ATGTCATACGAGAACAAAGATAAACAAAGAGTATTCAATGAGGAATTTATGCCGCATATAGATGCGATGTATAATTTCGCCTTTAGGCTTACTTTGGATGAAGATGATGCCAAAGATTTGGTGCAAGAAACCTTCATGAAAGCCTACAGGTTCATAAATTCTTTTGAAACGGGAACCAATGCAAAAGCTTGGCTGTTTCGAATCTTGAAGAACAGTTTTATCAATAATTACAGAAAGAAAAGTAAACAACCTAATAAGGTAGATTATCAGGAAGTAGAATCATATTATAATTCCGATTCTGTTAATGAGAATATCACGACCGACCTTAGGGTTGAAACCGTTCAACATTTAATTGGCGATGAAATCACTAATGCACTCAATTCGCTTGATGTGGATTTCAGAACAGTAATTATTTTGTGCGATCTTGAAGGATTCACTTATGAGGAAATGGCTAAGATTTTAGACATTCCCATAGGAACGGTCAGAAGTAGATTGCACAGGGCAAGAAATTTATTAAAAGAGAAATTAAAACAATATGCTAGTTCCTTGGGCTATAAGGATAAACGAAAATAA
- a CDS encoding glycosyltransferase family 4 protein, which translates to MNILILCAQGGVAGSTYSISYLAKGLAERNHNVFLGLIKDSFLDSLVKDSTVKRVYMPFKGKTDKVTRSIIKELIEKENIQIINAQSSNDRYVGPIINFLHRKKVKIVQTRRQNPKKMIGLNKFFQNIFNNYFCDKIVVVSEALKEIFIERGIHENKLQVIHNGTPTEQYQPNLELRTKLQNELGYTDDDIVIGCVARYKNQPQFVKALQYLPKEWKVLYVGLDEENYRNRFPDEPDIHDVPQEVKCIGIVNDKATVIQYYTLMTVNVLPSTMDGFGLTLVESMAMGTPVVATAFAGIPDVVQHEENGLLYENENYEEFAHQIKRVVEDQDLRTKLLENGKKTAFERFSIKNTINKYEEFFEGILQS; encoded by the coding sequence ATGAATATTCTTATTCTTTGTGCGCAAGGTGGTGTAGCCGGTTCTACTTACAGTATTTCATATCTTGCAAAAGGTTTGGCTGAAAGAAATCATAACGTCTTTTTAGGATTGATAAAAGATTCATTTCTGGATAGCTTAGTCAAGGATTCAACAGTAAAAAGGGTCTATATGCCGTTTAAAGGCAAGACCGATAAAGTTACTCGTTCAATTATTAAAGAATTAATTGAGAAAGAAAACATTCAAATCATTAATGCTCAATCATCAAACGATCGTTACGTAGGGCCAATAATTAATTTCCTGCATCGTAAAAAAGTGAAAATTGTGCAGACCAGAAGGCAAAATCCTAAGAAAATGATAGGGTTAAATAAATTTTTTCAGAATATATTCAATAATTACTTCTGCGATAAGATTGTGGTGGTTAGTGAAGCTTTAAAAGAAATTTTTATTGAAAGAGGTATTCATGAAAATAAGCTTCAAGTAATTCATAACGGAACTCCCACTGAACAATATCAACCTAATTTAGAACTGCGAACCAAATTACAAAATGAACTAGGCTATACAGATGATGACATTGTAATTGGATGTGTAGCCCGTTATAAAAATCAACCACAATTTGTAAAAGCATTGCAATATCTTCCGAAAGAATGGAAAGTACTCTACGTTGGGCTAGATGAAGAAAACTATAGAAACCGGTTTCCTGATGAACCTGACATTCACGATGTACCACAAGAAGTGAAATGCATAGGCATTGTGAATGATAAAGCCACAGTGATTCAATACTATACTCTGATGACTGTAAACGTATTGCCTTCCACTATGGATGGATTTGGGCTCACATTAGTGGAAAGCATGGCTATGGGGACGCCAGTGGTAGCCACAGCTTTTGCAGGCATACCCGATGTAGTGCAACATGAAGAAAATGGATTGTTGTATGAAAATGAAAATTATGAAGAGTTTGCCCATCAAATCAAGCGTGTTGTAGAGGATCAAGATCTTAGAACTAAGCTTCTGGAAAATGGTAAAAAAACAGCATTCGAGAGGTTCTCAATTAAAAATACCATTAATAAGTATGAAGAGTTTTTTGAGGGTATTTTGCAGAGTTAG
- a CDS encoding FkbM family methyltransferase, producing the protein MNNLFRKLVPKFIRGPFEKNKLKFTILNYYNSTDQEFIDEEKRDALNYLKDKGFSVFPNRFQEKYKRSDIEVHVDPSNQLKYIITDGKRLYFKRKSSKRGVRRNYNFLKIEQDKKSPHRYLTSKFKVEENDILVDVGAAEGNLPLEVIEKVKKVYLFETDERWIEALEATFAPWKDKVVIVNKFVSNVNDKKNVSLDVYFKDKEPYSFLKVDAEGAEGDILEGSQKTIANSDNLKIALCCYHKPHDEDKFKAHLEKRDFEVSFADGYMVFPEPKTFNPPYLRRGVLRAVK; encoded by the coding sequence TTGAATAACCTATTTCGCAAACTAGTACCCAAATTTATAAGGGGGCCTTTTGAAAAAAACAAACTGAAATTCACTATTCTGAACTATTACAATTCAACTGATCAAGAATTTATTGATGAAGAGAAAAGAGATGCACTCAACTATTTGAAGGATAAAGGATTTAGTGTCTTCCCAAATCGATTTCAAGAGAAATACAAACGATCAGATATAGAAGTGCATGTTGACCCATCCAACCAACTTAAATATATTATTACAGATGGAAAGCGACTTTATTTCAAAAGAAAATCTTCGAAAAGAGGAGTGCGTAGAAATTATAACTTCCTTAAAATAGAACAAGATAAAAAATCACCTCACCGATATCTGACCAGCAAATTTAAAGTTGAAGAAAATGATATTTTGGTAGATGTGGGTGCGGCTGAAGGCAACTTACCATTAGAAGTGATTGAAAAGGTTAAAAAAGTTTATCTTTTTGAAACAGATGAAAGATGGATTGAGGCACTGGAAGCTACTTTTGCTCCCTGGAAGGATAAAGTAGTCATAGTTAATAAGTTTGTATCAAATGTAAATGATAAAAAGAATGTATCCTTAGATGTATATTTTAAGGATAAAGAGCCCTACAGTTTTTTAAAAGTGGATGCAGAAGGAGCAGAAGGCGATATTTTAGAGGGTTCACAAAAAACAATAGCAAACAGTGATAATTTAAAAATAGCGCTATGTTGCTATCACAAACCTCATGATGAAGATAAATTCAAAGCCCATCTCGAAAAAAGAGATTTTGAAGTTTCTTTTGCGGATGGATATATGGTTTTTCCTGAACCTAAAACTTTTAACCCTCCTTATTTAAGAAGAGGTGTATTAAGGGCTGTAAAATAA
- a CDS encoding FkbM family methyltransferase, with amino-acid sequence MKKYFTQAYKNFVFRLSARNSVIFIFFYRYLFNPKKGTLGYFYNQVSQNLDRPFVIQVGANDGINHDPIHKYVKRDKWRGLLIEPQPDVFRHQLFPLYMRDEGVYMENIAISDKISLMDMYKISFTRERWATGLTTFHKPTLQDKVDRGDIDIIAKRKGIKVPASREEYIDEVKVESKTFDFLRAKYQIQEVDVLQIDVEGFDFEVIKLYDLNQHKPKVIVFESRHLGDEEYAEAEQYFTKNGFLIKRVKGDSVAVRKDYSVGMELMKMFE; translated from the coding sequence ATGAAAAAATACTTTACCCAAGCTTATAAAAATTTTGTATTTAGATTATCGGCACGTAACTCTGTAATTTTCATTTTTTTTTATAGATATCTATTTAATCCTAAAAAAGGAACTTTAGGCTACTTTTATAATCAGGTCTCCCAAAATCTTGATCGACCATTTGTAATCCAAGTGGGTGCTAATGATGGCATTAACCACGATCCAATTCATAAATATGTGAAACGAGATAAATGGAGAGGATTGTTGATCGAGCCACAACCTGATGTATTTCGACATCAACTTTTTCCTCTTTATATGCGAGACGAAGGTGTTTATATGGAAAATATTGCCATAAGTGATAAAATTAGTTTGATGGATATGTATAAAATCAGTTTCACCAGAGAAAGGTGGGCCACTGGACTGACTACTTTTCATAAGCCAACCTTACAAGACAAAGTGGATCGGGGAGATATAGATATCATTGCAAAGAGAAAAGGTATCAAAGTTCCGGCTAGTCGGGAGGAATATATTGACGAAGTTAAAGTGGAATCTAAAACCTTTGATTTTCTTAGAGCTAAATATCAAATTCAGGAAGTGGATGTATTGCAAATTGATGTCGAAGGTTTTGATTTTGAAGTGATTAAATTATATGATTTAAATCAGCATAAACCAAAAGTAATCGTTTTTGAAAGTCGTCATTTAGGTGATGAGGAATACGCTGAAGCTGAGCAATATTTCACGAAAAATGGGTTTTTAATTAAAAGAGTAAAAGGCGATAGTGTTGCTGTCCGTAAAGATTATAGCGTTGGGATGGAATTGATGAAAATGTTTGAATAA
- a CDS encoding glycosyltransferase family 4 protein, whose amino-acid sequence MKILVISNFRSIVTVRPEAEIFIGLAKKGHDITVMTYEDSEYIPRLKEHGINVIPFHPSKKRDKESIVFIREELIKGDYDIFQMYNSLAYFNGVPAAKGLPVKVILYRGYTGNIAWYDPFIYLKYFNRRVDAVICNVKAIEELFRKHSFSNRIIFKTINKGHEVSWYQVDEKADLSEYTQNTDNVKFICTANDRKMKGLKYLLKATHYLEKDAPFELFLAGNNMDRPEFLKLINESPVKDKIHILGFRKDILEVENNCDVFVLASLYGESITKAAIEAMALGKAPLITDIPGNKKLVVSGESGIVVPKANAKALADGMKQYIYNPELITQYGKAAQNRIQTVFHTSKTVEEYEKFYQELISV is encoded by the coding sequence GTGAAGATATTAGTCATCAGTAATTTTAGATCCATTGTTACAGTAAGGCCTGAAGCTGAAATTTTTATCGGTTTAGCAAAAAAAGGGCATGACATTACGGTAATGACTTATGAAGATTCTGAATATATTCCACGTTTAAAGGAACACGGAATCAATGTAATTCCATTTCACCCAAGCAAAAAAAGAGATAAAGAGAGCATCGTTTTTATTAGAGAAGAACTGATAAAAGGTGATTATGATATCTTTCAAATGTATAATAGTTTGGCGTATTTCAATGGAGTTCCAGCTGCCAAAGGATTACCAGTAAAAGTAATTTTATATAGAGGGTATACTGGAAATATAGCTTGGTATGATCCATTTATTTATTTGAAGTACTTTAACAGACGAGTTGATGCTGTAATCTGCAATGTTAAAGCCATTGAAGAGCTATTTAGAAAACACTCTTTCTCCAATCGAATAATTTTCAAAACTATTAATAAAGGACATGAGGTCTCATGGTATCAGGTAGATGAAAAAGCTGATTTGTCAGAGTACACACAAAACACAGATAATGTAAAATTTATCTGCACGGCCAATGACCGAAAAATGAAAGGGTTAAAATACTTATTAAAAGCAACCCATTATTTAGAAAAAGATGCCCCTTTTGAATTATTCTTAGCAGGTAATAATATGGACAGGCCGGAATTCTTGAAGCTGATCAATGAGAGCCCAGTAAAAGATAAGATTCATATTTTGGGATTTAGAAAGGATATTCTAGAAGTAGAAAATAATTGTGATGTGTTTGTATTGGCTTCACTTTATGGTGAATCCATCACTAAAGCGGCCATTGAAGCTATGGCATTAGGAAAGGCGCCATTGATAACGGATATTCCTGGGAATAAGAAATTAGTCGTTTCTGGGGAGTCTGGTATAGTCGTTCCAAAAGCCAATGCAAAAGCACTTGCAGATGGAATGAAGCAATATATTTACAATCCTGAATTAATAACTCAATACGGAAAAGCAGCTCAAAATAGAATTCAAACGGTATTCCATACCAGCAAAACAGTGGAAGAGTATGAAAAATTCTATCAGGAATTGATTTCAGTTTAA
- a CDS encoding glycosyltransferase family 2 protein, which translates to MLDNFKSYSSQKENSPVFSIVIPTWNNLDILKNCIKAIRNHSELNHQIIVFINEGKDDTLEWVKSQKDLDYVYSPTNVGVCYALNSCRKLFQADYMLYLNDDMYVLPDWDKILYDEIKSLGTKMFMLSATLIEPTDTGNDCVVVQNYGNGLDNFQEEKLLSEYKSLIKEDWSGSTWPPNIMPVELWDLVGGLSIEYSPGMYSDPDFSKKIFEAGVRIFKGKGDSLVYHFGSKSTKRLGKNTGRIQFIMKWGFSSKTFTQNFLNIGKEYSSALNKPSLAQSKKIVNRLKKIYYSFK; encoded by the coding sequence ATGTTAGATAATTTCAAATCATATAGCAGCCAAAAGGAAAATTCACCAGTATTTTCTATTGTGATACCAACATGGAATAATTTAGATATACTTAAAAACTGCATTAAAGCAATCCGTAATCATTCTGAATTGAATCATCAAATCATAGTGTTTATCAACGAGGGAAAAGATGATACATTAGAATGGGTGAAATCTCAAAAAGATCTTGATTATGTTTATAGTCCTACTAATGTAGGGGTTTGTTATGCTCTGAATAGTTGTAGAAAATTGTTTCAAGCAGATTATATGCTGTATTTGAATGATGATATGTATGTTCTTCCAGACTGGGATAAAATACTGTATGATGAAATAAAATCTTTAGGCACCAAAATGTTTATGCTTTCGGCAACCCTGATTGAGCCAACTGATACCGGTAACGATTGTGTTGTGGTTCAAAATTATGGAAATGGATTAGATAATTTTCAGGAAGAAAAGCTGTTAAGTGAGTATAAAAGTTTGATTAAAGAAGATTGGAGTGGAAGTACTTGGCCACCTAATATTATGCCAGTTGAACTTTGGGATTTGGTTGGTGGCTTAAGCATAGAATACAGTCCTGGAATGTACTCAGACCCTGATTTTTCAAAGAAAATATTTGAGGCAGGAGTTAGAATCTTTAAGGGAAAAGGAGATAGCCTAGTTTATCATTTCGGATCAAAATCAACCAAAAGGTTAGGGAAAAATACAGGAAGAATACAATTTATTATGAAGTGGGGGTTTAGTTCTAAAACCTTCACTCAAAATTTCCTGAATATTGGAAAAGAGTATTCTTCCGCTTTGAATAAGCCTAGCTTAGCTCAATCCAAAAAGATAGTCAATAGACTTAAGAAAATTTATTACAGTTTTAAATAG
- a CDS encoding glycosyltransferase family 2 protein produces MKIKLSAVIITFNEEKNIKRCLTSLAKVADEIIVVDSFSTDRTEEICSEFNCDFRTNPFEGHIQQKNFALQQASNDFILSLDADEELSEALIISILEVKENWNHDAYYFNRLSSYCGKFFPHGSWYPDQKIRLFDRNHAKWGGTNPHDKIILSSNSKKFLKGDLFHYTYHTIEEHIRQINYFSGIAAKAAYDQGKRFNVFKLIFKPFWRFFRDYFLKHGFLGGYRGLTICLLTAVETYLKIIKLWELERAEKIKSHT; encoded by the coding sequence TTGAAGATTAAATTATCTGCGGTTATTATTACTTTTAATGAGGAAAAAAACATCAAGAGATGTTTAACTTCTTTAGCAAAAGTTGCGGATGAAATAATTGTAGTCGATTCATTCTCCACCGATAGAACGGAAGAAATTTGTTCAGAATTTAATTGTGATTTCAGAACAAATCCATTTGAAGGACATATTCAGCAGAAAAACTTTGCCTTACAACAAGCTTCTAACGATTTTATACTTTCCTTGGATGCTGATGAGGAATTATCTGAAGCGCTTATTATATCAATCCTTGAAGTAAAAGAGAATTGGAACCATGATGCATATTACTTCAATAGGTTATCCTCTTATTGTGGTAAGTTTTTTCCTCACGGAAGTTGGTATCCTGATCAAAAAATAAGGCTTTTCGATAGAAATCATGCCAAATGGGGAGGCACAAATCCACACGATAAAATAATACTTTCAAGCAATAGCAAAAAGTTTCTCAAAGGAGATTTGTTTCATTATACCTATCACACTATTGAGGAACACATTAGGCAGATCAATTATTTTTCTGGAATAGCAGCCAAAGCAGCTTACGATCAGGGTAAGAGGTTCAATGTATTTAAATTAATTTTTAAGCCTTTCTGGAGATTTTTTCGTGATTATTTTCTAAAACATGGTTTTCTTGGTGGTTATAGAGGGTTAACGATTTGTTTACTTACTGCCGTTGAAACCTATTTGAAGATTATAAAGCTTTGGGAATTAGAAAGAGCTGAAAAAATTAAATCACACACCTAA